One window of Microcoleus vaginatus PCC 9802 genomic DNA carries:
- a CDS encoding ABC transporter ATP-binding protein: MKAWLASICSLLNKFFDLAPPALIGIAVDVVVKQQDSILAQWGIKDVFWQLAIITLLSAIVWTLESLFEYAYDYLWRNLAQDIEHDLRLEAYSHLQELELAYFEERSTGGLISILNDDINQLERFLDDGANEVIQVITTVVVIGAAFFAASPGVAGLSMLPIPFIIWGSIAFQNRLAPFYADVREKVSFLNGQLSNNLMGITTIKSFTSEDYEIQRIETQSQAYRQSNRRAIVLSAAFIPLIRVVIFLGFIATLFLGGLEVVAGRLSVGTYSVLVFLTQRLLWPLTRLGNTLDQYQRAMASTNRVMNLLDTPIAIRTGDIRLPVSSIKGELEFKNVTFYYNQRKPILQYFSLTLPAGKTTAIVGATGSGKSTLVKLILRLYEVQHGNIYLDGIELNNLNLKDLRRAIGLVSQDVFLFHGTVAENIAYGSFEATNREIVNAAKIAEAHEFIAQLPDGYNTIVGERGQKLSGGQRQRIAIARAVLKNPPILILDEATSAVDNETEAAIQRSLERITKNRTTIAIAHRLSTVRNADCICVMEEGLVVESGQHEQLIEQDGIYAALWRVQSGIR; the protein is encoded by the coding sequence CTGAAAGCTTGGCTGGCAAGTATCTGTTCGTTGCTCAATAAATTCTTTGATTTAGCGCCGCCAGCATTAATCGGTATTGCCGTTGATGTGGTGGTGAAACAGCAAGATTCTATCCTCGCTCAGTGGGGCATAAAAGATGTCTTTTGGCAACTGGCAATTATCACTCTTTTGAGCGCAATTGTTTGGACGTTGGAATCTCTTTTTGAATATGCCTATGATTATTTGTGGCGCAATTTGGCTCAGGATATTGAACACGATTTGCGTCTGGAAGCTTACAGCCATTTGCAGGAATTAGAATTAGCTTATTTTGAAGAGCGCAGCACGGGCGGTTTGATTTCTATTCTCAATGATGATATCAATCAACTCGAACGTTTTTTGGACGACGGTGCTAATGAGGTGATTCAGGTAATTACAACGGTTGTTGTGATTGGAGCGGCTTTTTTTGCTGCATCTCCTGGTGTTGCTGGGCTGTCAATGCTGCCGATCCCTTTTATTATTTGGGGTTCGATCGCCTTTCAAAATCGCCTCGCTCCTTTTTATGCTGATGTGCGGGAAAAGGTGAGTTTTCTGAACGGGCAACTGTCGAATAATTTGATGGGAATTACTACTATTAAAAGTTTTACTTCCGAAGATTATGAAATTCAGCGCATCGAAACACAAAGCCAAGCTTACCGCCAAAGCAACCGACGGGCGATCGTACTTTCGGCAGCTTTTATTCCGCTGATTCGGGTTGTGATTTTCTTGGGGTTTATTGCAACGCTATTTCTGGGCGGTTTGGAGGTGGTGGCGGGGCGATTGTCTGTGGGAACTTACAGCGTTTTGGTGTTTTTGACGCAGCGGTTGCTGTGGCCTCTGACTCGCCTGGGAAATACTCTGGATCAATACCAGCGCGCAATGGCATCTACTAATCGGGTGATGAATTTGTTGGATACTCCGATCGCCATTCGCACGGGTGATATTCGGCTGCCGGTTAGTTCGATTAAGGGTGAGTTGGAATTTAAAAATGTTACCTTTTATTATAATCAAAGAAAACCCATATTGCAGTATTTTTCCTTGACTCTGCCGGCGGGAAAAACTACTGCGATTGTTGGGGCTACGGGTTCGGGAAAAAGTACGCTGGTGAAACTAATCTTGAGGCTGTACGAGGTACAGCATGGCAATATTTATCTCGACGGTATAGAATTAAATAACCTGAATTTAAAAGATTTGCGGAGAGCGATCGGATTGGTGAGTCAAGATGTGTTTTTGTTTCACGGTACAGTGGCCGAAAATATTGCTTACGGCAGTTTTGAGGCAACTAATCGAGAGATAGTAAATGCTGCGAAAATTGCGGAGGCTCACGAGTTTATCGCCCAATTGCCGGACGGTTACAACACTATTGTAGGGGAACGCGGTCAAAAATTGTCGGGGGGTCAGCGGCAGCGAATTGCAATTGCACGGGCTGTTTTGAAGAATCCGCCGATTTTGATTCTTGACGAAGCTACTTCAGCGGTGGATAACGAGACTGAGGCGGCAATTCAGCGATCGCTCGAACGAATTACCAAAAATCGCACTACAATTGCGATCGCCCACCGTCTTTCTACTGTCCGCAATGCCGATTGCATTTGTGTCATGGAAGAGGGGCTGGTGGTAGAATCGGGGCAGCACGAACAACTGATCGAACAGGACGGAATTTATGCGGCGCTCTGGCGCGTGCAATCTGGTATAAGATAG
- a CDS encoding ABC transporter substrate-binding protein — protein sequence MYKTFFYRTAILLLSLAFTACSAATSPQIQQSTPAVSPANQPQTTNSESAQKVVALTPLTADIIHQLDPTKLVGIPGSALVSSNPKFKGITAVTAERTPPNLEKIIALKPDLVVGASGFHDQTMQKLQQLGIKTLLTQVDSWKSLEELTTTLAKSLNANPEPLLKRYQTFLADIPNQSPATLVLVSRQPILSPNQSSWAGDLLGKFNVKNVAAQLQGDSPVRGYVTLSAEKVLEANPEVIIIVDRGEGILDQFKSDSFWNQLTATKNNRVYVFDYYGLVNPGSIEKIEQATAQLKQVLAKK from the coding sequence ATGTACAAAACTTTTTTTTATCGTACCGCTATCCTGTTGCTAAGTTTAGCATTTACCGCTTGCTCCGCCGCCACTTCACCCCAAATTCAGCAATCAACTCCTGCTGTTTCGCCCGCCAATCAACCACAAACAACTAACAGCGAATCCGCACAAAAAGTTGTAGCTTTAACACCTTTAACAGCCGATATTATCCATCAACTCGACCCAACCAAACTTGTAGGAATTCCCGGCAGCGCATTAGTCAGCAGCAACCCCAAATTTAAAGGAATTACCGCAGTCACTGCTGAACGCACCCCTCCTAATTTAGAAAAAATCATCGCCTTGAAACCGGATTTGGTTGTAGGTGCATCGGGATTTCATGACCAAACAATGCAAAAATTGCAGCAGCTTGGAATTAAAACTTTACTCACTCAAGTTGATAGCTGGAAATCCCTAGAAGAGTTAACAACAACTTTAGCTAAATCACTCAATGCCAATCCCGAACCTCTTTTAAAACGCTACCAAACATTTTTAGCAGACATCCCAAATCAAAGCCCCGCCACTTTAGTTTTGGTAAGCAGACAACCGATTTTATCGCCCAATCAAAGCAGTTGGGCTGGAGATTTGCTGGGTAAGTTTAACGTGAAAAATGTCGCAGCCCAATTGCAAGGAGATAGCCCCGTTCGAGGCTACGTGACGCTTTCAGCGGAAAAGGTTTTAGAGGCTAATCCGGAAGTAATCATTATAGTCGATCGGGGAGAAGGAATTTTAGACCAATTTAAATCTGATTCATTTTGGAATCAACTAACCGCAACCAAAAATAATCGAGTTTACGTTTTTGACTACTACGGATTGGTCAACCCAGGTAGTATCGAAAAAATTGAGCAAGCAACTGCTCAACTTAAACAAGTTCTCGCTAAAAAGTAG
- a CDS encoding NACHT domain-containing protein, whose translation MATPVDFPKYLQSLVESYKKQQHLYTLTDLQVEVRVEKPPEDRSQPPSPEKKPEKKPETKIDRLEVLAGLRKYVQQGKVLLVGKPGSGKSTVLQRFRWELALEALQEGDRQIPVLVQLRSDRSIVQAICAEFRQAKLRVSDTEVEDLLFDGKLLLLLDGVNEMPSQQRRQELQQFRDDNSDTPMIFTTRDLALGGSLDIEKQLEMCALTEPQMREFVHKHLPQDGDSLLRQLDHRLREIAETPLLLEMMCKVFKNSGKIPQSKGELFQEFDRQYEEFKRGAWVSDGFQLFKSEVLQQLAFVMLEGDSQRPTDGWVAISRDRAEGILECWLRDRGVVDAPTKAKEWLEDLLEHHLLQIATKPEEIEFHHQLFQEYYAGRALLKLLVEKHPDAMDDQRLQHFYLNYFKWTEPLAFMLSLLDNEVQAVRVVRLALEVDVMLGARLVGELRREFHKRAVGLVDELDVPRWLKVELLEEVRSDDAIPRLLKLVEHSDYSVRRMAAEALGKIGDEKAIPELLKLVEDSDYSVRSRAAEVLGKIADEKAIPGLLKLVEHSDSDVRRSAADALGKVGDEKAIPGLLKLVEHSDSDVRRSAAYALGKIGGEKAIAGLLKLVEHSDSDVRSRAGYVLGKIGDEKAIPGLLKLVEDSHSYVRWSAADALGKIADEKAIPGLLKLVEHSDSDVRSRAADALGKIGDEKAIPGLLKLVEDSDYSVRRSAAYALGNIADEKAIPGLLKLVEDSHSDLRSRAADALGKIADEKAIPGLLKLVEHSDSDVRSRAADALGNIADEKAIPGLLNLVEDSHCYVRWSAADALGKIGDEKAIPGLLKLVEDSHSYVRWSAADALGKIGDEKAIPGLLKLVEHSDSDVRSRAADALGKIADEKAIPGLLKLIEDSDYSVRRSAAYALGKIGDEKAIPGLLKLVEDSHSDLRRRAAEALGNIADEKAIPGLLKLVEHSDSDVRRSAADALGNIAKQHAEKVAPHLPHLLTLIPSKSGEKVHRLILAIQAACKYYNYPIRHLSLLPEIGRHPANVSASVYNIQSVKEVTVMSNQSPIFNQPNSTIGVNYAAENSNPKVIQKIEAAQQSSPEAALNAVVQIIQALEKKYSYVQDEQQALNIIDAEFKEIKEQKPIEWQNLISLKRLYNGGKKAAVKVGEHFAESNPWGKGLVAFIEGVSEDVK comes from the coding sequence ATGGCGACACCAGTTGATTTTCCTAAATATCTGCAATCCCTGGTTGAGTCTTATAAAAAACAACAGCATCTCTACACGCTGACGGATTTACAGGTGGAGGTGCGGGTGGAAAAGCCACCGGAGGATCGATCGCAACCTCCATCCCCAGAAAAGAAACCAGAAAAGAAACCAGAAACGAAAATCGATCGCCTGGAAGTGCTGGCGGGACTCCGCAAGTACGTGCAGCAGGGAAAAGTGCTGCTAGTGGGCAAGCCAGGTTCGGGAAAATCGACGGTATTGCAGCGTTTTCGGTGGGAATTGGCACTAGAAGCGCTCCAGGAGGGCGATCGACAGATTCCGGTGTTGGTGCAGTTGAGGAGCGATCGCTCGATCGTACAAGCAATCTGTGCCGAATTTCGACAAGCAAAGCTCAGAGTGAGCGACACAGAGGTGGAGGATTTGCTGTTTGATGGCAAGTTACTGCTGTTGCTGGATGGCGTGAATGAGATGCCATCGCAACAACGGCGGCAGGAATTGCAGCAATTTCGCGACGACAATTCCGATACGCCGATGATTTTCACGACGCGGGATTTGGCGCTGGGCGGATCTTTGGACATTGAGAAACAACTGGAGATGTGCGCGCTGACGGAACCGCAGATGCGGGAGTTTGTGCACAAGCATTTGCCACAAGATGGGGATTCGCTGCTGCGACAATTGGACCATCGCCTGCGAGAGATTGCCGAAACGCCGTTACTACTGGAAATGATGTGTAAGGTGTTTAAAAATAGCGGGAAAATTCCCCAGAGTAAGGGCGAGTTGTTTCAGGAGTTCGATCGCCAGTATGAGGAGTTTAAGCGCGGTGCGTGGGTTTCGGATGGTTTTCAGCTATTCAAGTCGGAGGTTTTGCAGCAGTTGGCTTTTGTGATGTTGGAGGGTGACTCGCAGCGCCCCACCGATGGTTGGGTGGCGATTTCTCGCGATCGGGCTGAGGGGATTTTGGAGTGCTGGTTGCGCGATCGGGGGGTGGTGGATGCGCCAACGAAGGCGAAGGAATGGCTAGAGGATTTGCTGGAACATCATCTGTTGCAGATAGCGACAAAGCCGGAGGAAATTGAGTTTCATCACCAATTATTTCAGGAGTATTATGCAGGGCGGGCATTGCTGAAACTGTTGGTTGAGAAGCATCCTGATGCGATGGATGATCAACGGTTACAGCATTTCTATTTGAATTATTTTAAATGGACGGAGCCTCTGGCGTTCATGCTGTCGCTGTTGGACAATGAGGTGCAGGCGGTGCGGGTGGTGCGGCTGGCTTTAGAGGTGGATGTGATGTTGGGGGCGCGGCTGGTGGGGGAGCTGAGGCGGGAGTTTCACAAGCGCGCGGTTGGGTTGGTGGATGAGTTGGATGTGCCGCGGTGGTTGAAGGTTGAGCTTTTGGAGGAAGTGCGATCGGATGATGCGATTCCGAGATTACTTAAACTCGTTGAACATTCAGACTATTCTGTGCGTAGGATGGCGGCAGAGGCCTTAGGCAAAATCGGTGACGAAAAGGCGATCCCGGAATTACTTAAACTCGTTGAAGATTCAGACTATTCTGTGCGTAGTAGGGCGGCAGAGGTCTTAGGCAAAATCGCTGACGAAAAGGCGATTCCGGGATTACTTAAACTCGTTGAACATTCAGACTCTGATGTGCGTAGGAGCGCGGCGGATGCCTTAGGCAAAGTCGGTGACGAAAAGGCGATTCCGGGATTACTTAAACTCGTTGAACATTCAGACTCTGATGTGCGTAGGAGCGCGGCATATGCCTTAGGTAAAATCGGTGGCGAAAAGGCGATTGCGGGATTACTTAAACTCGTTGAACATTCAGACTCTGATGTGCGTAGTAGGGCGGGATATGTCTTAGGCAAAATCGGTGACGAAAAGGCGATTCCGGGATTACTTAAACTCGTTGAAGATTCACACTCTTATGTGCGTTGGAGCGCGGCAGATGCCCTAGGCAAAATCGCTGACGAAAAGGCGATTCCGGGATTACTTAAACTCGTTGAACATTCAGACTCTGATGTGCGTAGTAGGGCGGCAGATGCCTTAGGCAAAATCGGTGACGAAAAGGCGATTCCGGGATTACTTAAACTCGTTGAAGATTCAGACTATTCTGTGCGTAGGAGCGCGGCATATGCTTTAGGCAATATCGCTGACGAAAAGGCGATTCCGGGATTACTTAAACTCGTTGAAGATTCACACTCGGATTTGCGTAGTAGGGCGGCAGATGCCTTAGGCAAAATCGCTGACGAAAAGGCGATTCCGGGATTACTTAAACTCGTTGAACATTCAGACTCTGATGTGCGTAGTAGGGCGGCAGATGCCTTAGGCAATATCGCTGACGAAAAGGCGATTCCGGGATTACTTAACCTCGTTGAAGATTCACACTGTTATGTGCGTTGGAGCGCGGCAGATGCCTTAGGCAAAATCGGTGACGAAAAGGCGATTCCGGGATTACTTAAACTCGTTGAAGATTCACACTCTTATGTGCGTTGGAGCGCGGCAGATGCCTTAGGCAAAATCGGTGACGAAAAGGCGATTCCGGGATTACTTAAACTCGTTGAACATTCAGACTCTGATGTGCGTAGTAGGGCGGCAGATGCCTTAGGCAAAATCGCTGACGAAAAGGCGATTCCGGGATTACTTAAACTCATTGAAGATTCAGACTATTCTGTGCGTAGGAGCGCGGCATATGCTTTAGGCAAAATCGGTGACGAAAAGGCGATTCCGGGATTACTTAAACTCGTTGAAGATTCACACTCGGATTTGCGTCGTAGGGCGGCAGAGGCCTTAGGCAATATCGCTGACGAAAAGGCGATTCCGGGATTACTTAAACTCGTTGAACATTCAGACTCTGATGTGCGTAGGAGCGCGGCAGATGCCTTAGGCAATATCGCTAAGCAGCACGCAGAGAAAGTCGCCCCCCATCTCCCCCACCTCCTTACCTTAATCCCCTCCAAATCCGGCGAAAAAGTTCACCGCCTCATCCTCGCCATCCAAGCCGCCTGCAAATACTACAACTACCCGATACGTCACTTGTCCCTACTCCCGGAAATTGGCAGGCATCCGGCGAATGTTTCTGCTAGCGTATACAACATACAATCTGTCAAGGAAGTCACAGTGATGTCAAACCAATCACCCATCTTTAACCAACCAAATTCCACCATCGGCGTTAACTATGCCGCTGAAAACAGCAATCCCAAGGTTATTCAAAAAATCGAAGCCGCCCAGCAATCCTCCCCAGAAGCTGCACTGAATGCAGTGGTGCAAATCATTCAGGCATTGGAAAAAAAGTATAGCTATGTGCAAGACGAACAACAGGCACTCAATATTATTGATGCAGAATTTAAGGAAATCAAAGAGCAAAAACCCATCGAGTGGCAAAACCTAATCAGCCTCAAACGGCTTTACAACGGTGGCAAAAAAGCAGCCGTGAAAGTTGGCGAACACTTCGCAGAATCAAACCCCTGGGGCAAAGGACTTGTTGCCTTCATTGAAGGCGTATCCGAAGACGTGAAATAG
- a CDS encoding ABC transporter ATP-binding protein: protein MSLEIQNLTGGYGEVAIAHNITLSLQPGEWLSLIGANGSGKSTFLKLVSRILTPQQGSVLLDGKAIHTQPAAVVAQKLAILPQQQTVPEGLTVRQLVSLGRSPHQGWWQWELSKEDAEKVEVAIGQTGIEEFRDRPVEQLSGGERQRAFLALALAQNPQVLLLDEPTTYLDICYQLQLLDLLNKLNIEHKLTIITVLHEINLAARYSSRIAMLNKGELFCVGTPAQVLNPDNLAQIFGVEAIILETSVGLQICAIAPTIHT, encoded by the coding sequence ATGTCTTTAGAAATCCAAAATTTAACTGGTGGTTATGGCGAAGTTGCCATCGCCCACAACATCACTTTATCTTTACAACCTGGTGAGTGGTTGAGTCTCATCGGTGCCAACGGTTCTGGTAAGTCTACTTTCTTGAAGTTAGTTAGCCGCATCCTAACTCCGCAGCAAGGAAGTGTGTTGCTTGATGGCAAGGCAATTCATACTCAACCTGCTGCTGTTGTCGCTCAAAAATTAGCGATTTTGCCACAGCAGCAAACAGTACCGGAAGGTTTGACGGTAAGGCAATTAGTTAGTTTGGGGCGTTCTCCTCATCAGGGTTGGTGGCAGTGGGAATTGAGCAAGGAAGATGCAGAGAAGGTGGAAGTTGCGATCGGTCAAACTGGGATTGAGGAATTTCGCGATCGCCCCGTCGAACAACTCTCAGGAGGCGAACGCCAGCGCGCTTTCCTCGCCTTAGCGTTGGCTCAAAACCCGCAAGTTTTGCTGTTAGATGAACCTACGACTTATTTAGATATTTGCTATCAGTTGCAATTGTTAGATTTGCTTAATAAACTAAATATAGAACACAAATTGACGATTATTACGGTGCTGCATGAAATTAATTTAGCTGCCAGGTACAGTTCGCGAATTGCTATGTTAAATAAAGGAGAACTTTTTTGTGTAGGAACTCCCGCACAAGTTTTAAATCCTGATAATCTAGCTCAGATTTTTGGCGTAGAAGCTATAATTTTAGAAACTTCTGTAGGCTTGCAAATTTGTGCGATAGCTCCTACTATTCACACTTAA
- a CDS encoding spermine synthase has product MIEEHKTWQSINLSAIGQRLAWLQQQPDHVIFCKESGVHYVAVTKERSHIKLSLVEKVNQHTDLLQSVFDFNNPLHLVSEYTQAMMLGLVWQSQPQRIYMAGFGGGRVPLVLHHYLPDTVIECAEIDPIAIEAAKKCFGVQFDDRLTVTIQDGREYLEQQKSDTQYDIIMIDVAFGNGYFPHRLSTKEFYQICEKHLSSEGVVLANLLHRDEFYAEKITTFQSVFSQVCVCVCQESNSILIGSNSPSLEKDEIVARAKYLQDGYQFSFPLTDRALEVKVGRELAGAVPTLDKAQILHDDSPPAGYFDCWLF; this is encoded by the coding sequence ATGATTGAGGAACACAAAACTTGGCAATCTATCAATTTATCCGCTATTGGACAGCGGCTAGCTTGGCTGCAGCAACAGCCAGACCACGTTATTTTTTGCAAAGAGTCTGGTGTTCACTATGTTGCAGTCACAAAAGAGCGATCGCACATTAAGCTATCTTTAGTAGAAAAAGTAAATCAGCACACAGATTTACTGCAATCTGTTTTCGATTTCAACAATCCTTTACATCTAGTGTCTGAATATACTCAGGCGATGATGTTGGGTTTAGTGTGGCAAAGCCAACCTCAAAGAATCTACATGGCTGGATTTGGTGGCGGCAGAGTTCCCTTAGTTTTGCACCACTATTTGCCGGACACTGTTATAGAATGTGCGGAGATCGATCCGATCGCGATCGAAGCAGCTAAAAAGTGTTTTGGAGTGCAGTTTGACGATCGGCTAACTGTAACAATTCAAGATGGCCGAGAGTATTTAGAGCAGCAAAAATCAGATACTCAGTACGATATCATCATGATCGACGTAGCTTTTGGCAACGGCTACTTTCCGCACCGCCTATCCACCAAAGAATTTTATCAAATCTGCGAAAAACACTTGTCAAGCGAGGGAGTTGTACTAGCAAATCTGCTGCACAGAGATGAGTTTTATGCCGAAAAAATCACAACTTTTCAAAGTGTGTTTTCTCAGGTGTGCGTGTGTGTTTGCCAGGAAAGTAATAGCATTTTGATTGGTAGCAACAGCCCGAGTTTGGAGAAAGATGAGATTGTAGCTAGGGCAAAATATTTGCAAGATGGCTATCAATTTTCCTTTCCATTAACAGACAGGGCGCTTGAGGTAAAAGTAGGTAGAGAATTGGCGGGGGCTGTACCTACTTTAGACAAAGCTCAAATTTTGCATGACGATTCGCCGCCCGCTGGTTATTTTGATTGCTGGTTATTCTGA
- a CDS encoding response regulator, whose translation MRTVLVVEDSRSQRECISHQLRCSGLNVIQASDGVEALAKVEKNCPDLVLLDVIMPRLDGYGVCRLIKANPETRNIPVVFLTGKGQQLALFSRFQGDRAEAYVSKPWQPRELLATIKKVLLNANIKFDRASADAWTEYGILNLNTVELYQSHADAWTKYSAQIIKLYDSSLAAFEQALAIEPSHSNANKYRNRVQTIRAILMKKLEQTQPCKVCDYYYGKDGINCAVHPAGRPQELCRDWEFN comes from the coding sequence ATGAGAACAGTTTTAGTGGTGGAAGATTCCCGCAGCCAGCGCGAGTGCATTTCACATCAGTTGAGATGCAGTGGATTGAATGTAATTCAGGCATCAGACGGTGTGGAAGCGCTGGCTAAAGTTGAGAAAAATTGCCCCGATTTAGTATTATTAGATGTCATAATGCCCCGTCTCGACGGCTACGGGGTTTGCCGTTTAATTAAAGCTAATCCCGAAACTCGGAATATACCCGTGGTATTTTTAACAGGCAAGGGACAGCAGTTAGCTTTATTTTCCCGGTTCCAGGGCGATCGCGCCGAGGCTTATGTTAGCAAACCTTGGCAGCCGAGGGAACTTTTGGCAACGATCAAAAAAGTTTTGCTCAATGCCAATATTAAGTTCGATCGAGCTTCAGCCGATGCTTGGACGGAATATGGAATTTTAAACTTAAACACAGTCGAACTTTATCAAAGCCACGCCGATGCTTGGACCAAATACAGCGCCCAAATTATTAAATTGTACGATTCTAGCTTAGCCGCTTTCGAGCAAGCTTTGGCAATTGAACCGAGTCACTCGAATGCAAACAAGTATCGCAACCGAGTCCAGACAATCCGGGCAATTTTGATGAAAAAATTAGAGCAAACTCAACCTTGCAAAGTGTGCGATTATTATTACGGCAAGGATGGCATCAATTGTGCGGTGCATCCGGCTGGCCGCCCTCAAGAACTGTGTCGCGATTGGGAATTTAATTAA
- a CDS encoding prephenate/arogenate dehydrogenase, producing the protein MNIGIVGLGLIGGSIGLDLRLRGFNVFGVSSRLQTCSRAQARGVVNEASIHLSLMAAADVVFICTPLGSIEPIVRELVPYLSRDTIVTDVGSVKTPIVQAVSSLWPNFVGGHPMAGTAESGIEAAVPDLFVGRPYVVTPTPQTPALAVDKVEEIARLLGAKVYRCEPEEHDRAVAWISHLPLMASATLVAACDREGDRNIVNLAQHLASSGFRDTSRVGGGNPELGVMVAKYNREELLRSLSIYRDSLDEFITDIEAQNWQALEHKLKQTQQARQNYNL; encoded by the coding sequence ATGAATATCGGTATTGTAGGACTGGGTTTAATTGGTGGCTCGATCGGGCTGGATTTGCGATTGCGCGGGTTTAATGTTTTTGGGGTTTCGAGTCGGCTGCAGACTTGCTCCCGGGCCCAAGCTCGTGGTGTTGTCAATGAAGCCAGCATACACCTGTCTCTAATGGCAGCAGCCGATGTGGTTTTTATTTGCACGCCGCTGGGGTCGATCGAGCCGATCGTCCGAGAATTGGTGCCCTATCTTTCCCGGGATACTATTGTAACGGATGTCGGTTCCGTAAAAACACCCATAGTGCAGGCTGTGTCTTCTCTGTGGCCGAACTTTGTGGGGGGACACCCGATGGCGGGGACTGCTGAAAGCGGAATCGAGGCGGCGGTGCCGGATTTGTTTGTCGGGCGACCTTACGTGGTGACGCCGACTCCCCAGACGCCGGCGCTTGCGGTCGATAAGGTTGAGGAAATTGCGCGGTTACTGGGTGCTAAAGTTTACCGATGTGAGCCGGAAGAACACGATCGAGCTGTGGCTTGGATTTCTCATTTGCCGCTAATGGCGAGCGCGACGCTGGTTGCTGCGTGCGATCGAGAGGGCGATCGGAATATTGTTAATTTAGCTCAACATTTGGCGAGTTCGGGTTTTCGGGACACGAGCCGCGTTGGCGGCGGCAATCCCGAGCTGGGAGTGATGGTGGCAAAGTACAATCGAGAGGAATTGTTGCGATCGCTCTCTATTTACCGCGACAGTCTCGACGAGTTCATCACTGATATCGAAGCTCAAAATTGGCAAGCTCTCGAACACAAGCTGAAGCAGACTCAACAAGCGAGACAGAATTACAACTTGTGA
- a CDS encoding HEAT repeat domain-containing protein, producing the protein MIQNPAYYQMVLDTLCTALEDARPAVRAKAAEALGKIGDVARAPILVKAFKDTSPEVRSSVIQALKQLILNEA; encoded by the coding sequence ATGATTCAAAATCCCGCATACTATCAGATGGTGCTAGACACCTTGTGCACCGCCCTAGAGGATGCCCGCCCCGCTGTCAGGGCGAAAGCAGCAGAAGCACTGGGAAAAATTGGAGATGTCGCAAGGGCGCCCATATTAGTTAAAGCCTTCAAAGACACCTCACCAGAAGTCCGTTCCAGCGTCATCCAAGCCCTCAAACAACTGATACTAAATGAGGCTTAA
- a CDS encoding adenylate/guanylate cyclase domain-containing protein has product MKTNNRANLEKLLQERNEHPERMAEIDEKINVTFRKNYAILVMDMSGFSRTTVRYGIIHFLAMIHRMHGIVKPIISEYGGTVVKEEADNIFAVFGDVKSAVEAAIDSLKQTAAVNTTLPPEMDIYLCIGIGCGDVLMLEGEDMYGAEFNLASKLGEDLAERGEILLTSAAFEKLEGDKQGWEKVELSISGLELVAYKRL; this is encoded by the coding sequence ATGAAAACAAATAACCGCGCTAACTTGGAAAAGTTGCTGCAAGAAAGAAACGAACATCCCGAAAGAATGGCTGAAATTGATGAAAAAATCAATGTCACTTTCCGCAAAAATTACGCAATTTTAGTAATGGATATGTCGGGATTTTCGCGCACGACAGTCCGCTACGGAATTATTCATTTTTTGGCAATGATTCACCGGATGCACGGAATTGTCAAACCGATAATTTCAGAATACGGTGGCACTGTAGTTAAGGAGGAAGCAGACAATATTTTTGCAGTTTTTGGCGATGTAAAATCGGCGGTGGAAGCTGCGATCGACTCTCTCAAGCAAACGGCTGCTGTCAACACGACACTGCCGCCGGAAATGGATATTTACCTCTGCATTGGTATTGGCTGCGGCGATGTTTTGATGCTGGAAGGAGAGGATATGTACGGAGCGGAATTTAATCTGGCATCCAAGCTGGGAGAGGATTTGGCGGAACGGGGAGAGATTTTGCTAACCTCAGCAGCCTTTGAAAAGTTAGAAGGTGACAAGCAAGGTTGGGAAAAAGTGGAACTTTCGATTTCCGGTTTGGAATTGGTGGCGTACAAGCGGCTGTAA